A part of Melittangium boletus DSM 14713 genomic DNA contains:
- a CDS encoding general secretion pathway protein GspE encodes MRLGELLLQEHLITPEALEEALESQVVHGGRLGTNLVELGMLSEQELSRVLGQQHGVASASGEMVPDPRALELVDLNDADEKDYLPMRVDATRMSVAVINPRDIETLDALAFRTGKRVVPVVIPEFRMNQLLRRHCKAFRAMRALDMNAVRPSRVKQAEAEKLAPSAKAEDLISEEEFQSLYAQALKGGSEDGDEPVLDLVEVAEEEEPIVQGYVPPVVPEPVVAPPPASPVLHVPETLHLEEAPRPRAPAVVERLFTPLTFADAQAELSSSSDREQVATTVLRFALGKWKRCLLLSVQGNLVTGWRGMGKRVREAAVKRIGIGLQAPSTFRLVRDTRSHYVGPVRRDAASGLFYKLLGGDYPTTAVILPLLVRGKLVHMLYVDNGPGQLTPPDVGELLILSQSVGRSYEAMIRLRKSM; translated from the coding sequence ATGCGTCTGGGCGAACTGCTCCTTCAAGAACACCTCATCACCCCCGAGGCCCTGGAGGAGGCGCTGGAGTCCCAGGTCGTCCATGGCGGGCGGTTGGGCACGAACCTCGTCGAGCTGGGGATGTTGTCCGAGCAGGAGCTGTCGCGGGTGCTCGGCCAGCAGCACGGCGTGGCCAGCGCCTCGGGCGAGATGGTGCCGGATCCGCGGGCCCTGGAACTGGTGGACCTCAACGACGCGGACGAGAAGGACTACCTGCCCATGCGGGTGGATGCCACGCGCATGAGCGTGGCGGTGATCAACCCGCGAGACATCGAAACGCTGGACGCGCTGGCCTTCCGGACGGGCAAGCGCGTGGTGCCGGTCGTCATCCCCGAGTTCCGGATGAACCAGCTGCTGCGGCGCCACTGCAAGGCGTTCCGCGCGATGCGGGCGCTGGACATGAACGCGGTGAGGCCCTCGCGCGTGAAGCAGGCCGAGGCGGAGAAGCTGGCACCGTCAGCGAAGGCCGAGGATCTCATCAGCGAGGAGGAGTTCCAGTCCCTCTACGCGCAGGCGCTCAAGGGCGGCTCGGAGGACGGGGACGAGCCGGTGTTGGATCTCGTGGAGGTGGCGGAGGAGGAGGAGCCCATCGTGCAGGGGTACGTGCCGCCGGTGGTGCCCGAGCCCGTGGTGGCGCCGCCGCCGGCCTCGCCGGTGCTGCACGTGCCCGAGACGTTGCATCTGGAGGAGGCGCCGCGTCCGCGAGCGCCCGCGGTGGTGGAGCGGCTCTTCACGCCGCTCACCTTCGCCGATGCGCAGGCGGAGCTGTCAAGCAGCTCGGATCGCGAACAGGTGGCGACCACGGTGTTGCGCTTCGCGTTGGGCAAGTGGAAGCGGTGTCTGTTGTTGAGCGTGCAGGGCAACCTGGTCACGGGCTGGCGCGGCATGGGCAAGCGGGTGCGCGAGGCCGCGGTGAAACGCATTGGTATTGGATTGCAGGCGCCGAGCACCTTCCGGCTGGTGCGGGACACGCGCTCGCACTATGTGGGGCCGGTGCGCCGGGACGCGGCGTCGGGCCTCTTCTACAAGCTCTTGGGAGGAGACTACCCGACGACGGCCGTCATCCTCCCGCTGCTCGTGCGCGGCAAGCTGGTGCACATGCTGTATGTGGATAACGGACCTGGCCAGCTCACGCCCCCGGACGTGGGCGAACTGCTCATCCTCTCGCAGAGCGTGGGCCGCTCGTACGAGGCGATGATCCGCCTGCGCAAGAGTATGTGA
- a CDS encoding VOC family protein, whose translation MDVQGFHHLAIQVHDVERVTRFYREVLGFAELQRYHRPDGSLRSIWVQVPGGGFLALEAVSGEPEAAPFRHERPGLFLIALRIAPEARAGVVAAFARAGVPLEHETRWSVYVRDPEGNRVALSHHPEDPVP comes from the coding sequence ATGGACGTTCAGGGCTTCCATCATCTGGCGATTCAGGTTCATGACGTGGAGCGCGTCACGCGCTTCTACCGGGAGGTGCTGGGCTTCGCGGAGCTTCAGCGCTACCACCGGCCCGACGGCTCGCTGCGCAGCATCTGGGTTCAGGTGCCGGGCGGGGGCTTCCTCGCCTTGGAGGCCGTCTCGGGCGAGCCCGAGGCCGCTCCCTTCCGCCACGAGCGGCCAGGCCTCTTCCTGATCGCCCTGCGGATCGCTCCGGAGGCCCGGGCGGGCGTGGTGGCCGCCTTCGCGCGGGCGGGCGTCCCCCTGGAGCACGAGACGCGCTGGTCGGTGTATGTCCGGGATCCCGAGGGCAACCGGGTGGCGCTCAGCCACCACCCGGAGGATCCGGTGCCCTAG
- a CDS encoding response regulator has product MVRLLIVEDHPELASLMVAAAESRGHEATAVHTGEAALALLRPAAFHAAVVDLLLPDMRGSTVLSALRDHAIPAVAVSGVFKGDRFAREATEVHGARAFFEKPFELGHLLEFIEQLCGLNPPMPMEGEDEGDEVVVFEDASLMDMEDEPGFVSDDADEPLFGPPVEETPPVVQGLTLVEEVEDPLGSEPLALTEPVDEQPVDAPVAPYSAAALDGSEPLWDEPAPVEAPASAARPKTPTTLPTVELGELELHEEPPAPSLEEPPPEAPPEEAPAEEYRPPDTLEVPAATLATMAVSAEEFAALDALGQTPAVFSEAPPPQEPPPAEYQPVAEEPPAEGPLTTVVSSEELAALDALGPAEEPPPAPAEPPAPVRVVEPLEPEPGIALPFGDREKVWTKPAATEARRRAPPAWSLSGDLRDTSVPRLLNAYYEARHSGELKLRQGTLQKVVYFEAGRPVYAASNLAQERFLRFCVRRGVLPEAKAQEAAALARDQNLRSSEALERLGLVDARARQQLVEEQVKELIWSMFSWTHGAYGFSLLRAPRAGRVKLSVFPGDLVLEGTLRSEPLVALRQSMPRGRRLFPTAAPPYGLHELTLKGQQALVLAYADGTKTVEDLLTLTDLQEREVLATLRGLELIGVLEERRDEPGNSRRISFGL; this is encoded by the coding sequence ATGGTGCGACTGCTGATCGTCGAGGACCACCCCGAACTCGCCTCCCTCATGGTCGCCGCGGCCGAGAGCCGGGGTCATGAGGCCACGGCCGTTCATACCGGCGAGGCCGCGTTGGCCCTCCTGCGTCCAGCGGCCTTCCACGCCGCCGTGGTGGACCTGCTCCTGCCCGACATGCGCGGCAGCACCGTGCTCTCGGCCCTGCGCGACCATGCCATCCCCGCCGTCGCCGTCAGCGGCGTCTTCAAGGGAGATCGCTTCGCCCGCGAGGCCACCGAGGTCCACGGCGCACGCGCCTTCTTCGAGAAGCCCTTCGAGCTGGGGCACCTGCTGGAGTTCATCGAGCAGCTGTGCGGACTGAATCCCCCCATGCCCATGGAAGGCGAGGACGAGGGCGACGAGGTCGTCGTGTTCGAGGACGCCTCGCTCATGGACATGGAGGACGAGCCCGGCTTCGTCTCCGACGACGCGGACGAGCCCCTGTTTGGCCCACCCGTCGAGGAGACGCCGCCCGTCGTCCAGGGGCTCACGCTCGTCGAGGAGGTCGAGGATCCACTCGGCTCCGAGCCCCTGGCCCTGACCGAGCCCGTTGACGAACAGCCGGTGGACGCCCCCGTCGCGCCGTACTCCGCCGCCGCCCTGGATGGCTCCGAGCCCCTGTGGGACGAGCCCGCTCCCGTCGAGGCGCCCGCCTCCGCCGCGCGCCCGAAGACCCCCACGACCCTGCCGACGGTGGAGCTCGGGGAACTCGAACTGCACGAGGAGCCTCCGGCCCCTTCGTTGGAGGAGCCCCCTCCCGAAGCCCCTCCCGAGGAGGCCCCCGCCGAGGAGTACCGTCCCCCGGATACGCTCGAGGTGCCCGCCGCGACCCTGGCGACGATGGCGGTCTCCGCCGAGGAGTTCGCCGCCCTCGATGCCCTCGGACAGACGCCCGCGGTGTTCTCCGAAGCACCTCCCCCCCAGGAGCCGCCTCCCGCCGAATATCAACCCGTCGCCGAGGAGCCTCCCGCCGAGGGTCCCCTGACGACGGTGGTGTCCTCCGAGGAACTCGCGGCCCTGGACGCGCTCGGACCCGCCGAGGAGCCACCTCCCGCTCCCGCCGAGCCCCCCGCCCCCGTGCGGGTCGTGGAGCCCCTGGAACCTGAACCCGGCATCGCCCTGCCCTTCGGAGACCGGGAGAAGGTGTGGACCAAGCCGGCCGCGACCGAGGCCCGCCGCCGCGCGCCTCCCGCCTGGTCCCTGTCCGGAGATCTGCGCGACACCAGCGTGCCCCGGCTGCTCAATGCCTACTACGAGGCGCGCCACAGCGGAGAGCTCAAGCTGCGCCAGGGCACCCTCCAGAAGGTCGTCTACTTCGAGGCGGGCCGGCCCGTGTACGCCGCGTCCAACCTCGCCCAGGAGCGCTTCCTGCGCTTCTGTGTGCGCCGGGGCGTGCTGCCCGAGGCCAAGGCCCAGGAGGCGGCCGCGCTCGCGCGTGATCAGAACCTGCGCTCCAGCGAGGCACTCGAGCGCCTGGGTCTGGTGGACGCACGAGCGCGTCAACAGCTCGTCGAGGAACAGGTCAAGGAGTTGATCTGGTCCATGTTCTCATGGACGCACGGGGCCTATGGCTTCAGCCTCCTGCGGGCGCCGCGCGCGGGCCGGGTGAAGCTGTCGGTGTTCCCCGGGGATCTCGTCCTCGAGGGGACGCTGCGCTCCGAGCCCCTGGTGGCGCTGCGCCAGAGCATGCCGCGCGGGCGCCGGCTCTTCCCCACCGCCGCCCCACCGTACGGACTGCACGAGCTCACGCTCAAGGGGCAGCAGGCGCTGGTGCTGGCCTACGCGGATGGCACCAAGACGGTGGAGGATCTGCTCACCCTCACGGATCTCCAGGAGCGCGAGGTGCTCGCCACCCTTCGGGGCCTGGAGCTCATCGGCGTGCTGGAGGAGCGGCGCGACGAGCCGGGCAACAGCCGCCGCATCAGCTTCGGGCTGTAG
- a CDS encoding flagellar motor protein, with translation MRGWLLGAVVLVGLPGAAHAQLARQEPVELAAAITGRVCRDLDGDGRCAPDEPGLADIRLVLASGREVRTDARGRYHFAQVDARSPDATGGVHLRPGRQRLRVDARTLPPDSHAVPEAVTLDIPWASGVLRDFAVQTRSAPPPALTLGYDASPPAARVLPDGVDFLLAGRAAPREEVTVAGVAAEVDAEGAWRARVRLVPGENALALSVLGTDGALRLFRQRVDVVSREGGWLVVPRAPEPRGTLRLPGNQDTPPATGPSSAIAEFPVGTRVRSPRGEVTVGAEGSALLPLLLVPGSNSITLEVQPPGEPVWSVTVPREAVSRDFAVGLLDVEATLSPATGNFRLRGRGSAHGEAHLGPFSVVGELDLRDTDWDTLRGRPPLDALRPQVPRLDRVPDPDLAIPEWGDTSVGLTPNPTESRLRLEARHERLGRVGLGTYRAVREDGEVGRYHRPLFGPYAELAAELGRVRAGVKAYAGGLSDPLRAIASMPAYEELRATGGSLYYLGASPMAEGSELVRVELRDGLTGLPLAERHLVRGRDYDIDYVAGRILLAKPLSFLAGEPLLRTEPLTASPEPVLCVEYAVLRSGSPADAVGGEAWAEWKGGRVSVAAVREPSGGKAYQLLSGNARTRLGAYTLLAEVARSEGSAVLPESFGVSDDGGLSFLRPDARGRMDGGDALGLRLRGPGLFGQGSVDAAFRRRTAGFSDNAHADTQDFLQVSLRAVQPWGPWRLTLLGDERRSADPRVPFASVPFEARTLGVGLDYTRERWGAGVEMRATRLLATEVPGTGEPLAGGRASLGLHGHYQLNERLRLLASHRQALGVWGQGPGEVDDTFSAAGADVTLAEAVVGVRGGWGPTLGPLAWVQGHWKRGEDIYYGGYSVDVDGPDFGAGRAVSGASTSLGDGTSVFVEDVASHDTQAVRLARAVGFQRTVFGAMTLGARYERGVRNVLGERDPLRRDVAGVSGQLVLERLRVNGHVELRFDRGTPGRGSSTPVDRVQAVTMLSAEAVLREDLSVSGRLNHGGTYEGAAHRLEARLLEGYAALAWRPGPFMLVARYGVTRELLPGERSVFGERAQQIISLLPAVHLTERFDLAAGMHVSRSNRGAVAIWVVTGSLRPSMRVVGGLEVAVEGAARSVSTDDESLGSLRGEVAYRVNERLRVAAGYTLLGFTGTGLPQETQNASDRLYLRAELAY, from the coding sequence TTGAGGGGATGGCTCCTCGGGGCGGTGGTGCTCGTGGGGCTGCCCGGCGCCGCCCACGCCCAGCTCGCGCGGCAGGAGCCCGTGGAACTGGCGGCGGCCATCACCGGACGCGTGTGCCGGGATCTGGATGGAGATGGGCGGTGCGCTCCGGACGAGCCGGGCCTCGCCGACATCCGCCTGGTGCTGGCCTCGGGCCGAGAGGTGCGCACGGATGCCCGGGGCCGCTACCACTTCGCCCAGGTGGACGCGCGAAGCCCGGATGCGACGGGAGGGGTGCACCTGCGGCCCGGCCGTCAGCGCCTGCGCGTGGACGCGCGCACCCTGCCGCCCGACAGCCACGCCGTCCCCGAGGCCGTCACGCTGGACATCCCCTGGGCGTCCGGGGTGCTGCGCGACTTCGCGGTCCAGACCCGGAGCGCGCCGCCGCCGGCCCTGACGCTCGGCTATGACGCGTCTCCGCCCGCCGCGCGGGTGCTCCCGGACGGGGTGGACTTCCTGCTGGCCGGGCGCGCCGCGCCTCGCGAGGAAGTGACGGTGGCGGGGGTCGCCGCGGAGGTGGACGCCGAGGGCGCCTGGCGTGCCCGCGTGCGGCTCGTGCCGGGAGAGAACGCCCTGGCGCTGTCCGTGCTCGGCACCGACGGCGCGTTGCGGCTCTTCCGCCAACGTGTCGACGTGGTGTCGCGCGAGGGTGGATGGCTCGTCGTTCCCCGCGCGCCCGAGCCTCGCGGCACGCTGCGGCTGCCCGGGAATCAGGACACGCCTCCGGCCACGGGTCCCTCCTCGGCCATCGCCGAGTTCCCCGTGGGCACCCGGGTGCGCTCGCCTCGAGGCGAGGTGACGGTGGGGGCCGAGGGCAGCGCGCTCCTGCCGCTGCTGCTCGTGCCGGGTTCCAACTCCATCACCCTGGAGGTCCAGCCTCCGGGCGAGCCGGTCTGGTCGGTGACGGTGCCCCGGGAGGCGGTGTCGCGCGACTTCGCGGTGGGCCTGCTGGACGTGGAGGCCACGCTCTCCCCAGCCACGGGGAACTTCCGGCTGCGGGGGCGCGGCTCGGCCCATGGCGAAGCCCACCTGGGCCCGTTCTCGGTGGTGGGCGAGCTGGACCTGCGGGACACGGACTGGGACACGCTGCGCGGGCGCCCGCCGCTGGACGCGCTGCGGCCCCAGGTGCCTCGGTTGGATCGCGTGCCGGATCCGGATCTGGCCATCCCCGAGTGGGGCGACACCTCCGTGGGACTCACGCCCAACCCGACCGAGAGCCGCCTGCGGCTGGAGGCGCGCCACGAGCGCCTGGGCCGGGTGGGTCTGGGCACGTACCGGGCGGTGCGGGAGGACGGAGAGGTGGGCCGTTATCACCGTCCACTCTTCGGGCCCTACGCGGAGCTGGCGGCGGAGCTGGGGCGGGTGCGCGCGGGCGTGAAGGCCTACGCGGGTGGGCTGTCGGATCCGCTGCGCGCCATCGCCTCCATGCCCGCGTACGAGGAGCTGCGCGCCACGGGAGGCAGCCTCTACTACCTGGGCGCGTCACCCATGGCCGAGGGCTCGGAGCTGGTGCGCGTGGAGCTGCGTGACGGCCTCACCGGACTGCCACTCGCCGAGCGCCACCTCGTGCGCGGCCGGGACTACGACATCGACTACGTGGCGGGACGGATCCTCCTGGCCAAGCCCCTGTCCTTCCTCGCGGGAGAGCCGCTGCTGCGCACCGAGCCCCTGACGGCCAGTCCCGAGCCCGTGTTGTGCGTGGAGTACGCCGTCTTGCGCTCGGGCTCGCCCGCGGACGCGGTGGGCGGCGAGGCCTGGGCGGAGTGGAAGGGTGGGCGGGTGTCCGTGGCGGCCGTGCGAGAGCCCTCGGGGGGCAAGGCGTACCAGCTCCTCTCCGGGAACGCGCGCACCCGGCTCGGGGCCTATACCCTGCTGGCCGAGGTGGCGCGCAGCGAGGGCTCGGCGGTGTTGCCGGAGTCCTTCGGTGTCTCGGACGACGGAGGCCTCTCCTTCCTGCGGCCCGACGCGCGCGGGAGGATGGACGGCGGTGATGCGCTGGGCTTGCGGTTGCGGGGACCGGGCCTGTTCGGACAGGGCTCGGTGGACGCGGCCTTCCGCCGGCGCACCGCGGGCTTCTCCGACAATGCCCACGCGGACACCCAGGACTTCCTCCAGGTGTCCCTGCGCGCCGTGCAGCCCTGGGGGCCCTGGCGCCTGACGCTGCTCGGAGACGAGCGCCGCTCCGCGGATCCCCGCGTGCCCTTCGCCTCGGTGCCGTTCGAGGCGCGCACCCTGGGCGTGGGCCTGGACTACACGCGCGAGCGCTGGGGCGCGGGCGTGGAGATGCGGGCCACGCGCCTGCTCGCCACCGAAGTGCCTGGAACGGGAGAACCGCTCGCGGGCGGCCGCGCGTCCCTGGGGCTTCATGGCCACTACCAGCTCAACGAGCGGCTGCGGCTGTTGGCCAGCCATCGGCAGGCGCTCGGTGTCTGGGGTCAGGGGCCGGGCGAGGTGGACGACACCTTCTCCGCGGCGGGCGCGGACGTGACGTTGGCGGAGGCCGTGGTGGGCGTGCGGGGTGGTTGGGGTCCCACGCTGGGACCGCTCGCGTGGGTCCAGGGCCACTGGAAGCGCGGCGAGGACATCTACTACGGCGGCTATTCGGTGGACGTGGACGGGCCGGACTTCGGCGCGGGCCGCGCGGTGAGCGGGGCGAGCACGAGCCTGGGGGATGGCACGAGTGTCTTCGTCGAGGACGTGGCCTCGCACGACACCCAGGCGGTGCGGTTGGCTCGCGCGGTGGGTTTCCAGCGGACCGTCTTCGGGGCGATGACGCTGGGGGCGCGCTACGAGCGGGGGGTGCGCAACGTGCTCGGAGAGCGGGATCCCCTGCGGCGCGATGTGGCGGGCGTGTCCGGACAGCTCGTGCTGGAACGGCTCCGGGTGAATGGCCACGTGGAGCTGCGCTTCGATCGGGGCACGCCTGGACGCGGCTCGAGCACCCCCGTGGATCGGGTCCAGGCGGTGACGATGCTCTCCGCGGAGGCGGTGCTGCGCGAGGACCTGAGCGTGTCCGGGCGGTTGAACCACGGCGGCACGTACGAGGGAGCGGCGCATCGCTTGGAGGCCCGGCTGCTCGAGGGGTACGCGGCACTCGCCTGGAGGCCGGGGCCCTTCATGCTGGTGGCGCGCTACGGCGTCACGCGCGAACTCCTTCCCGGAGAGCGCTCCGTGTTCGGTGAGCGTGCCCAGCAGATCATTTCACTCCTACCCGCGGTGCACCTGACGGAGCGTTTCGACCTGGCGGCGGGCATGCATGTGAGCCGCAGCAACCGGGGAGCGGTTGCGATATGGGTAGTCACCGGTTCATTGCGTCCGTCGATGCGGGTGGTGGGTGGCCTCGAGGTGGCGGTGGAAGGGGCGGCGCGGTCGGTGTCCACCGACGATGAATCCCTGGGTTCGCTACGGGGCGAGGTGGCGTACCGGGTGAATGAGCGGCTGCGGGTGGCCGCGGGCTACACGCTGTTGGGATTCACCGGAACGGGCTTGCCGCAGGAGACACAGAATGCATCCGACAGGCTCTACCTCCGAGCGGAACTCGCGTACTAG
- a CDS encoding TolB family protein: protein MFAPLMCLFPVLALGQTEGGTLVGTSLVVNNGPGDQTDPHVSGVRVVYTHQASRSSSEIHFHDLSTGVDQAIATQGGYDSLADIQGDQVVFTRTTSTNLVYRFDLTRPGSYATELAPRSNVDRRVPSVGGHTVAWQELGYTAAGGPAEIFLYHQGTNELTRLTEDTSVDRTPAVSEDGRAVVWVKCATSSSGCDVWTARETDTGYETKKLTGSEGEESAPDTNGTLAVYVTRSEADSVLESDIAWSSLDGGETHRLSLPGTDSNPSISGPLIAFEHLDTASETPNYDIMVYDLRTQLLYRLTHTPTSESLSDMSVGADGIVRVAWAERGGGGYNVLAYTFRLPRDCTVAPSPPDAESVCASPGTRQLLGVLQSQAVEGEPTPASSEISGQGTGVLCVDNGYQGPRATSGYVWLGEGLAVTANEFGEHVAGMALPMPLQGRRVLSALAEGEVGGTFRTRLYGPLMCDVAAQDASFEATEVLYGRTTTVESASPSLTPEMDTPSFVPRGYEGLLPSP, encoded by the coding sequence ATGTTCGCCCCCCTGATGTGCTTGTTTCCCGTGCTGGCGCTGGGCCAGACGGAGGGAGGCACCCTGGTGGGAACCTCCCTGGTCGTCAACAACGGCCCGGGAGATCAAACGGATCCCCACGTGAGCGGAGTCCGGGTCGTCTACACGCACCAGGCCTCGCGCAGTAGCAGTGAGATTCACTTCCACGACCTGAGCACGGGCGTGGATCAGGCCATTGCCACCCAGGGTGGCTACGACTCGCTCGCCGACATCCAGGGCGATCAGGTGGTGTTCACCCGCACCACCTCCACCAACCTCGTCTACCGCTTCGATCTGACACGGCCGGGAAGCTACGCCACGGAGCTCGCCCCCCGGAGCAACGTGGACCGCCGCGTGCCCTCGGTGGGAGGCCATACCGTGGCCTGGCAGGAGCTGGGCTACACCGCCGCGGGGGGGCCGGCGGAGATCTTCCTCTACCACCAGGGGACGAATGAGCTCACCCGGCTCACCGAGGACACGAGCGTGGATCGCACGCCCGCCGTCAGCGAGGACGGACGCGCGGTGGTGTGGGTCAAGTGCGCCACCAGCTCGTCGGGATGTGACGTCTGGACGGCCCGTGAGACCGACACCGGCTACGAGACGAAGAAGCTCACCGGCTCCGAGGGAGAGGAGAGCGCGCCGGACACCAATGGGACGTTGGCGGTGTACGTGACGCGCTCCGAGGCCGACAGCGTGCTGGAGTCGGACATCGCCTGGAGCTCGTTGGACGGAGGCGAGACGCACCGGCTGTCCCTGCCGGGCACGGACAGCAACCCCAGCATCTCCGGCCCCCTCATCGCCTTCGAGCACCTGGACACGGCGAGCGAGACGCCCAACTACGACATCATGGTGTACGACCTGCGCACGCAACTGCTCTACCGGCTCACCCACACGCCCACGAGCGAGTCGCTCAGCGACATGAGCGTGGGGGCGGATGGCATCGTGCGGGTGGCGTGGGCGGAGCGCGGGGGGGGCGGCTACAACGTCCTCGCCTACACGTTCCGCCTGCCCCGGGACTGCACCGTGGCGCCGTCCCCACCCGACGCCGAGTCCGTGTGCGCTTCACCCGGAACGCGGCAGTTGCTGGGCGTGCTCCAGTCCCAGGCCGTCGAGGGCGAGCCCACGCCGGCCTCCTCGGAGATCTCCGGCCAGGGCACGGGCGTGCTGTGCGTGGACAACGGCTACCAGGGACCGCGCGCCACGTCGGGGTACGTCTGGCTCGGCGAGGGACTGGCGGTGACGGCGAATGAGTTCGGCGAGCACGTGGCGGGGATGGCGCTCCCCATGCCCCTTCAGGGCCGGCGCGTGCTGTCGGCCCTGGCCGAGGGGGAGGTGGGGGGCACCTTCCGCACGCGGCTCTACGGTCCCCTGATGTGCGATGTCGCGGCGCAGGACGCGTCCTTCGAGGCCACGGAGGTGCTTTATGGGCGTACCACCACCGTGGAAAGCGCGAGCCCCAGCCTCACGCCGGAGATGGACACCCCGTCCTTCGTGCCCAGGGGCTACGAGGGACTATTGCCCTCGCCCTGA
- a CDS encoding sensor histidine kinase: protein MRLYQQLILFMLAATVLPLAAVGFSLLSKAETELTLGIVSEQRLVAEATAESVSGELMKTVDALARSAELFDWERISPEEFRGGLKLLYGQAPAVSAVLWLDARGEPQGEPVFHVEDARDRHPSFEPASAAELARAVQVRALRLSHKGEAALGNVYVHRPSGQTAVAVAVKLADGESAPFVLAEVVLSDLEPLLARRAGKRPGTLDLVESPGGRILASSVPERRLRRLDEAIVAWLSADRALARDFRVDGLAQRVSTARVPKVPGFEVVVSVDEATALAPVRAMRHTVLLSILGAFGVLLALGALYTRRLNRRLAQVVAGAQAYGRGELHQRVHVGGDDELSELASTFNQMGGELESAQARLLRWNDDLKVRVDEATRDLKMAQAQLLEAQKLAAVGQLGAGVAHEINNPLAGILGNTQLLLLERDEKDPDFDTLRKIELSAKRCKDITQNLLRFSQQRSRPELRPVDLGGVLRDALSLTHNQLQADGIVLSTELASPPVRVKADPGHLSQVVLALVSNARTAMMKSPERRLSLRTGERDGQGFFEVEDSGKGIAPEHRARVFEPFFTTKDVWSNVGLGLSVAWRVVSEAGGTIDLRTEVGRGTCFTVWLPKA, encoded by the coding sequence ATGAGGCTCTATCAACAGCTCATCCTCTTCATGCTCGCCGCCACGGTGCTGCCGCTCGCGGCGGTGGGCTTCTCGCTCCTGTCGAAGGCCGAGACGGAGCTCACCCTGGGCATCGTGTCCGAGCAGCGCCTCGTCGCCGAGGCCACCGCCGAGAGCGTGTCCGGCGAGCTGATGAAGACCGTGGACGCGCTCGCCCGTTCGGCGGAGCTGTTCGACTGGGAGCGCATCTCCCCCGAGGAGTTCCGGGGTGGGTTGAAGCTGCTCTACGGGCAGGCACCTGCGGTGAGCGCGGTGTTGTGGCTCGACGCGCGGGGCGAGCCCCAGGGCGAGCCCGTCTTCCATGTCGAGGACGCGAGGGACCGCCACCCGAGCTTCGAGCCCGCCTCGGCGGCCGAGCTCGCCCGGGCCGTGCAGGTGCGGGCGCTGCGCCTGAGCCACAAGGGCGAGGCCGCCCTGGGCAACGTCTACGTGCACCGGCCCAGTGGGCAGACGGCGGTGGCCGTCGCGGTGAAGCTGGCCGATGGCGAGAGCGCTCCCTTCGTGCTCGCCGAGGTCGTCTTGTCGGACCTGGAGCCCCTGCTCGCGCGGCGCGCGGGGAAGCGGCCGGGGACATTGGATCTCGTGGAGTCTCCCGGTGGGCGCATCCTCGCCAGCTCCGTGCCCGAGCGCCGTCTGCGGCGCCTGGACGAGGCGATCGTCGCGTGGCTGTCGGCGGACCGGGCCCTGGCTCGCGACTTCCGGGTGGACGGACTCGCCCAGCGGGTGAGCACCGCGCGGGTGCCCAAGGTGCCCGGCTTCGAGGTGGTGGTGTCCGTGGACGAGGCCACCGCGCTGGCGCCGGTGCGCGCCATGCGCCACACGGTGCTCCTGTCCATCCTCGGCGCCTTCGGGGTGCTGCTCGCCCTGGGCGCGCTCTATACCCGCCGGCTCAACCGCCGCCTGGCCCAGGTGGTGGCCGGAGCCCAGGCCTATGGCCGGGGAGAGCTGCACCAGCGCGTCCACGTGGGCGGTGATGACGAGCTGAGCGAGCTGGCCTCCACCTTCAACCAGATGGGGGGCGAGCTGGAGAGCGCCCAGGCCCGGCTGTTGCGCTGGAACGATGATCTCAAGGTGCGCGTGGACGAGGCCACCCGCGATCTGAAGATGGCCCAGGCCCAGCTGCTCGAGGCGCAGAAGCTCGCGGCGGTGGGGCAGCTCGGCGCCGGCGTGGCGCATGAAATCAACAACCCCCTGGCGGGCATCCTCGGCAACACCCAGCTCCTGCTGCTCGAGCGCGACGAGAAGGATCCCGACTTCGACACCCTGCGGAAGATCGAGCTGAGCGCCAAGCGCTGCAAGGACATCACCCAGAACCTGCTGCGCTTCTCCCAGCAGCGCTCCCGGCCCGAGCTGCGGCCGGTGGACCTGGGCGGCGTGCTGCGCGACGCGTTGTCCCTCACCCACAACCAGCTCCAGGCGGACGGCATCGTCCTGTCCACCGAGCTGGCGTCGCCCCCGGTGCGGGTGAAGGCGGATCCCGGGCACCTGTCCCAGGTGGTGCTGGCGCTGGTGTCCAACGCGCGCACCGCCATGATGAAGTCGCCCGAGCGGCGGCTCTCCCTGCGCACGGGAGAGCGGGACGGACAGGGCTTCTTCGAGGTGGAGGACTCGGGCAAGGGCATCGCCCCCGAGCACCGGGCGCGCGTCTTCGAGCCCTTCTTCACCACCAAGGACGTCTGGAGCAACGTGGGCCTGGGCCTGTCCGTCGCCTGGCGGGTGGTCAGCGAGGCGGGTGGCACCATCGACCTGCGCACGGAGGTGGGGCGGGGCACCTGTTTCACGGTGTGGTTGCCAAAGGCGTGA